A genomic region of Pontibaca methylaminivorans contains the following coding sequences:
- a CDS encoding tyrosine recombinase XerC, with amino-acid sequence MIDISPACRDALEQWLERKRSLEGAAENTCLAYQTDLRDFLAFLTAHRGGPQAPVALGRITTPEMRAWMAHLRGTGASSRSLARKLSAVKSFCRWLAEREGFEPTAVLSARAPRFQRKLPRPLAEGDARNLLETVREQPAAAWIGARDSAVLTLLWGCGLRISEALSLRGADAPLPRTLRITGKGGKERVVPVLPAAREAVAAYVRLCPHPLTEDGALFRGARGGALSRRLVQKAMAEARTGLGLPASATPHALRHSFATHLLAAGGDLRAIQDLLGHASLSTTEAYTSVDTARLLEVYNDTHPRAGTTARSSSG; translated from the coding sequence GTGATCGACATCTCCCCCGCCTGCCGCGATGCGCTCGAACAATGGCTCGAGCGCAAGCGCAGCCTCGAGGGCGCGGCCGAAAATACCTGCCTTGCCTACCAGACCGACCTGCGTGATTTCCTCGCCTTCCTGACCGCACACCGGGGCGGTCCGCAGGCGCCGGTCGCGCTGGGGCGGATCACCACCCCCGAGATGCGGGCCTGGATGGCCCATCTGCGCGGCACCGGCGCCTCCTCGCGCAGCCTCGCGCGCAAGCTCTCGGCGGTCAAATCCTTCTGCCGCTGGCTGGCCGAGCGCGAAGGGTTCGAACCGACCGCCGTGCTCAGCGCCCGCGCCCCGCGCTTCCAGCGCAAGCTGCCCCGCCCGCTGGCCGAGGGCGACGCCCGCAACCTGCTCGAAACGGTGCGCGAACAGCCCGCCGCCGCGTGGATCGGGGCGCGCGACAGCGCCGTTCTCACCCTGCTCTGGGGTTGCGGGCTGCGCATTTCCGAGGCGCTCTCGCTCCGGGGCGCCGACGCGCCCCTGCCGCGGACCCTGCGCATCACCGGCAAGGGCGGCAAGGAACGGGTCGTTCCCGTGCTCCCCGCCGCGCGCGAGGCGGTCGCGGCCTATGTCCGGCTCTGCCCGCACCCACTCACTGAAGACGGGGCGCTTTTCCGCGGCGCGCGCGGCGGCGCGCTTTCGCGGCGACTCGTGCAGAAAGCCATGGCAGAGGCGCGCACCGGGCTCGGCCTGCCGGCAAGCGCCACGCCGCACGCGCTGCGCCACAGCTTCGCCACCCATCTGCTCGCGGCGGGGGGCGATCTGCGCGCGATCCAGGACCTCCTCGGCCACGCCTCGCTCTCGACCACCGAGGCCTATACCAGCGTCGACACGGCCCGCCTGCTCGAGGTCTATAACGACACCCACCCGCGCGCCGGCACAACCGCCCGGTCTTCTTCTGGCTGA
- a CDS encoding DUF484 family protein has product MSSSPELDETLRQAILARPDAILEDPDVMQALVAANERAMGSNIVDLRAIAMERLETRLGRLEDTHRSVIAAAYDNLAGTNQIHRAILRLLEPGDFESFLRNLRENVADILCVDAVTLVLESRPDPERDEGRLADVLMLADPGTCAGYIAGGRGGTPRQVTLRAPAGSDALPDGAIHGQTTQRIRSEACLILDLGKDHLPGMLVLGASDAELFSPDQGTDLLGFFTGVFERVLRRWLA; this is encoded by the coding sequence ATGAGCAGCAGCCCCGAACTTGACGAAACCCTCCGCCAGGCGATTCTCGCCCGACCGGATGCCATTCTCGAAGACCCCGACGTGATGCAGGCGCTGGTCGCCGCGAACGAGCGCGCCATGGGCAGCAACATCGTCGATCTGCGCGCGATCGCCATGGAGCGGCTCGAAACCCGGCTCGGCCGGCTCGAGGACACCCACCGCTCGGTGATCGCGGCGGCCTATGACAATCTCGCCGGCACGAACCAGATTCACCGCGCGATCCTGCGCCTGCTGGAGCCCGGCGATTTCGAAAGCTTCCTGCGCAACCTGCGCGAAAACGTGGCCGATATCCTCTGCGTCGATGCGGTCACGCTGGTGCTCGAATCCCGACCCGATCCCGAACGGGACGAGGGGCGCCTCGCGGATGTGCTGATGCTCGCCGATCCGGGCACCTGCGCGGGCTACATTGCCGGCGGGCGGGGCGGCACGCCGCGGCAGGTCACCCTGCGGGCACCCGCGGGCAGCGACGCGTTGCCGGACGGCGCGATCCACGGACAGACCACGCAGCGGATCCGCTCCGAGGCCTGCCTGATTCTCGACCTCGGCAAGGACCACCTGCCGGGGATGCTGGTGCTTGGCGCATCGGATGCCGAACTCTTCTCGCCCGATCAGGGCACCGATCTGCTCGGCTTTTTCACCGGCGTCTTCGAGCGCGTCCTGCGCCGCTGGCTTGCGTGA
- the fsa gene encoding fructose-6-phosphate aldolase: MKFFADTADIDAIAELNELGMLDGVTTNPSLILKSGGNIVEVTKAICDMVDGPVSAEVVATEADAMIAEGRKLAAIADNIAVKVPLTWDGLHACRTLSNDGFLVNVTLCFSAAQALLAAKAGAGFISPFIGRLDDINLDGLELVRDIRQIYDNYGYETEVLAASIRSVSHVTECALIGADVITAPPAVIRQMAAHPLTDKGLAAFLADWEKTGQKIL; the protein is encoded by the coding sequence ATGAAATTCTTTGCCGATACCGCCGACATCGACGCCATCGCCGAACTGAACGAACTCGGCATGCTGGACGGCGTGACCACCAACCCCTCTTTGATCCTGAAATCGGGGGGGAACATCGTCGAGGTCACGAAAGCGATCTGCGACATGGTGGACGGCCCCGTTTCGGCCGAAGTGGTCGCGACCGAAGCCGATGCCATGATCGCCGAAGGCCGCAAGCTGGCCGCGATCGCCGACAATATCGCGGTCAAGGTGCCGCTCACGTGGGACGGGCTGCACGCCTGCCGCACGCTCAGCAACGACGGCTTCCTGGTGAACGTGACACTGTGTTTTTCCGCTGCACAGGCGCTGCTCGCGGCCAAGGCGGGGGCGGGGTTCATCTCGCCCTTCATCGGCCGGCTGGATGATATCAACCTCGACGGGCTCGAACTGGTCCGCGATATCCGCCAGATCTATGACAACTACGGCTACGAGACCGAAGTCCTCGCCGCTTCGATCCGCAGCGTCAGCCATGTGACCGAATGCGCCCTGATCGGTGCCGACGTGATCACCGCCCCGCCTGCGGTGATCCGCCAGATGGCCGCGCATCCGCTGACCGACAAGGGGCTCGCCGCCTTCCTGGCCGACTGGGAAAAGACCGGGCAGAAAATCCTCTGA
- a CDS encoding primosomal protein N': protein MAGPDYFETGARVGVLTAQPLDGVLDYRAPEGGCRRGDFVEVPLGPRKVIGVVWGAAAGGFDPARLRQVLRVLDVAPMREELRLFLERAAEYTLTPLPLMLRLATRAPGLGDPPSMRRVYRPGPGRPGRMTDARARVIDAAAEHGGLAFTLHELARLAGVSPSVVKGLVASGALIEEDAPRDLPFPRLDPARPGKALTADQAAAAAALRTGIREGGYGTTLLKGVTGSGKTEVYLEAVAEALAQGRQALVLMPEIALTGEFLTRVEARFGARAAEWHSGVTMSERRRIWRMAGQGGVQLVVGARSALFLPFRDLGLVVVDEEHDGSYKQEEGVLYNARDMAVLRASICGARVVLASATPSLETWVNAEAGKYARLDLATRFGRALMPEMRAIDMRAQTMQAGRWISPALGAALEQRIEQGEQAMLFLNRRGYAPVTLCRACGQQVGCEDCDARMVEHRHLNRLMCHQCGATRPIPVICPSCGAEGRMAPVGPGVERLQEEAAALFPQARIATLSSDLFASARALKAAIESIAAGGADIVIGTQLVAKGHNFPLLTLVGVIDADLGLQGSDLRAAEHTFQLMRQVAGRAGRAERPGLALLQTFQPEHPVIRAILSGDEEGFWRAEAQARHAAGVPPFGRMAGIILSGKDLGAVMELGNRLARADGALREIGAEVYGPAPAPVARLRGRHRVRLLVRAAKGVPFQQALRRWIAPVRTKGDLRLAVDIDPQSFM from the coding sequence ATGGCGGGGCCGGATTATTTTGAAACGGGCGCCCGGGTCGGCGTCCTGACCGCGCAGCCGCTGGATGGCGTGCTGGATTACCGCGCGCCGGAGGGCGGCTGCCGGCGGGGCGATTTCGTCGAGGTGCCGCTTGGCCCGCGCAAGGTCATCGGTGTCGTCTGGGGGGCGGCTGCGGGCGGATTCGACCCCGCACGTCTGCGACAGGTGCTGCGCGTGCTCGACGTGGCGCCCATGCGCGAGGAACTGCGCCTGTTTCTGGAGCGCGCCGCCGAATACACGCTGACGCCGCTGCCCCTGATGCTGCGGCTGGCGACGCGCGCGCCGGGGCTTGGCGATCCGCCCTCGATGCGGCGCGTCTATCGCCCGGGTCCGGGCCGGCCCGGGCGGATGACCGATGCGCGGGCGCGGGTGATCGACGCGGCGGCGGAACACGGCGGGCTGGCCTTCACGCTGCATGAGCTTGCGCGGCTTGCCGGGGTCAGCCCTTCGGTGGTGAAGGGGCTTGTCGCCTCGGGCGCGCTGATCGAAGAGGACGCGCCGCGCGATCTGCCCTTTCCGCGGCTTGATCCGGCGCGGCCGGGAAAGGCGCTGACCGCGGATCAGGCGGCAGCGGCGGCGGCGCTCAGGACCGGGATTCGCGAGGGCGGTTACGGCACGACCCTGCTCAAGGGGGTGACGGGGTCGGGCAAGACCGAGGTTTACCTCGAGGCGGTGGCCGAGGCGCTCGCCCAGGGGCGGCAGGCGCTGGTTTTGATGCCCGAAATCGCGCTGACGGGCGAGTTCCTGACCCGGGTCGAGGCGCGCTTCGGCGCCCGTGCGGCCGAGTGGCACTCGGGCGTCACCATGAGCGAGCGGCGCCGGATCTGGCGCATGGCCGGGCAGGGCGGGGTGCAACTGGTGGTCGGGGCCCGTTCGGCCCTGTTCCTGCCGTTTCGCGACCTTGGCCTTGTGGTGGTCGATGAGGAACACGACGGATCCTACAAGCAGGAAGAGGGCGTGCTTTACAATGCCCGCGACATGGCGGTGCTGCGCGCCTCGATCTGCGGCGCGCGGGTGGTGCTGGCGAGCGCAACGCCGAGCCTCGAGACCTGGGTGAATGCCGAGGCCGGAAAATACGCGCGCCTCGACCTTGCCACGCGGTTCGGGCGCGCGCTCATGCCCGAGATGCGCGCGATCGACATGCGCGCCCAGACGATGCAGGCCGGGCGCTGGATTTCCCCGGCGCTCGGCGCGGCGCTCGAGCAGCGGATCGAGCAGGGCGAACAGGCGATGCTGTTCCTGAACCGCCGCGGCTATGCGCCGGTCACGCTCTGCCGTGCCTGCGGCCAGCAGGTCGGTTGCGAAGATTGCGATGCGCGCATGGTCGAACATCGCCATCTGAACCGGCTGATGTGCCACCAGTGCGGCGCGACCCGCCCGATCCCGGTCATCTGTCCGTCCTGCGGGGCCGAGGGGCGGATGGCGCCGGTCGGCCCCGGTGTCGAGCGGCTCCAGGAAGAGGCGGCGGCGCTGTTTCCGCAGGCGCGGATCGCGACGCTGAGTTCCGACCTTTTCGCCTCGGCACGCGCGCTCAAGGCGGCGATCGAATCGATCGCGGCGGGCGGGGCCGACATCGTGATCGGCACGCAGCTTGTCGCCAAGGGGCACAATTTCCCGCTGCTGACGCTTGTCGGGGTGATTGATGCCGATCTCGGGCTTCAGGGGTCGGACCTGCGCGCGGCCGAGCACACGTTTCAGCTCATGCGGCAGGTCGCCGGCCGGGCCGGCCGGGCCGAGCGGCCGGGGCTTGCGCTGCTCCAGACCTTTCAGCCCGAACACCCGGTGATCCGCGCGATCCTCTCGGGCGACGAGGAGGGCTTCTGGCGCGCCGAGGCGCAGGCGCGCCACGCGGCGGGCGTGCCCCCCTTCGGGCGCATGGCGGGGATCATCCTCTCGGGCAAGGATCTGGGCGCGGTGATGGAGCTTGGCAACCGCCTTGCCCGCGCCGACGGGGCGCTGCGCGAGATCGGGGCCGAGGTCTACGGGCCGGCGCCCGCGCCTGTCGCCCGGCTGCGCGGGCGTCATCGGGTGCGCCTGCTGGTCCGGGCGGCGAAGGGCGTGCCGTTTCAGCAGGCGCTGCGCCGCTGGATCGCGCCGGTTCGGACAAAGGGCGATCTGCGCCTTGCCGTCGATATAGACCCGCAGAGCTTCATGTAG
- a CDS encoding DUF2794 domain-containing protein produces MSSPPSHLAFSAAEGAVAFHRSELAVILPLYGRMVAAGEWRDYGISCLRDMAVFSVFRRSAEHPLYRIEKHPRLAGRQGQYAVVGMDGRILRRGHDLKTVLRVLERKLIRAVE; encoded by the coding sequence ATGAGCAGCCCGCCGTCGCATCTTGCCTTTTCCGCCGCCGAGGGGGCCGTGGCCTTCCACCGCAGCGAACTGGCCGTGATCCTGCCGCTTTACGGGCGGATGGTGGCGGCGGGGGAGTGGCGCGATTACGGCATCTCCTGCCTGCGCGACATGGCGGTGTTCTCGGTCTTCCGCCGCAGCGCCGAGCATCCGCTCTACCGGATCGAAAAGCACCCGCGCCTTGCCGGCCGGCAGGGGCAATATGCGGTCGTGGGCATGGACGGGCGCATCCTGCGCCGCGGACATGATCTGAAAACGGTGCTGCGCGTGCTTGAACGCAAGCTTATCCGCGCGGTGGAATAG